In Vespa velutina chromosome 1, iVesVel2.1, whole genome shotgun sequence, the following proteins share a genomic window:
- the LOC124952023 gene encoding actin-binding protein IPP yields MRVGVKRLFNWSENAAVVMRLKGKNNAKSFHSVYKVLSRICRTVDKVQLDGFMADGAVPPLKNGHNSNNMGFATQPVSPTSDATSTVYAVGQYAPKVLRNLNGQRLKNQFTDVGLVADGSIIHAHRSVLAAGSAYFNAMFTGGLVEEQQELVEIHSISASILSLLIDFIYTGNVDITEDNVQELFAAADMLELDEVVSGCITYLEQQLHYSNALGIYRFAEAHNRLDLLETALRFIQVNFPQVSQEEEFLDLPKEHLVRFLSSDLIHIDTEFQVFQAAYNWITHDIPARRCYVFEILGHIRLRLCSLARLERIILECKDASLIVALRSIEKDLICNKGCLVPLHAQPRLCAKKNILVIGGSKREQAADSWGRAAESTYESIEKYDTFTGEWSEVAPISIGRILPGVALLDGKVYVVGGELESCIIANCECYDPRDNVWTSIACMEEPRCEFGLCALDNSLYAFGGWVGEDIGGSIEIYDPITNTWTLEGELPEPRFSMGVVAYEGLIYVVGGCTHNSRHRQDVMSYNPVTREWNYLAPMLTPRSQMGITVLDGYIYVVGGTNKNQEVLNSVERYSFEKNKWSMVAPMNIGRSYPAVAAADSRLYVIGGDQSQEINFYRTQITISTVECYDPHLNKWHECASLPTSRGEAAAIVAPF; encoded by the exons ATGAGAGTTGGCGTTAAACGATTATTTAATTGGAGTGAAAATGCGGCGGTAGTGATGCGTTTAAAGGGGAAAAATAACGCTAAGTCGTTTCATAGCGTCTATAAGGTGCTTTCTCGTATATGTC gaACAGTGGACAAAGTTCAACTTGATGGTTTCATGGCGGATGGTGCAGTACCGCCACTAAAGAATGGGCACAACTCTAATAATATGGGATTTGCTACACAACCTGTAAGTCCAACCTCAGACGCCACTAGTACTGTATACGCAGTGGGACAATATGCGCCAAAAGTTTTGAGAAATTTAAATGGCCAACGATTAAAGAATCAATTTACCGATGTCGGCCTTGTTGCCGATGGTAGCATTATCCATGCACACAGATCGGTTCTAGCAGCTGGAAGTGCTTATTTCAATGCTATGTTTACTGGTGGCCTTGTCGAAGAACAACAAGAATTGGTGGAAATTCATTCAATATCAGCTTCAATCCTTTCGttattaatagattttatctATACTGGAAATGTTGATATTACTGAAGACAATGTTCAAGAATTGTTTGCTGCTGCCGATATGCTTGAATTGGATGAAGTAGTTTCTGGCTGTATTACTTATTTAGAACAACAACTACATTATTCAAATGCCCTTGGAATTTATag GTTTGCAGAAGCACACAACAGGTTGGATCTATTAGAGACTGCCTTACGTTTTATACAAGTCAATTTTCCTCAAGTTTCTCAAGAAGAGGAGTTTTTAGACCTGCCCAAAGAACatctcgttcgttttctcAGCAGTGATTTAATTCATATCGACACTGAATTTCAG gtcTTCCAAGCTGCATACAATTGGATCACTCATGATATACCTGCGAGAAGATGCTATGTGTTTGAAATATTAGGTCATATACGGCTAAGACTTTGTTCGTTGGCACGTTTAGAACGAATAATATTGGAATGTAAAGATGCCAGTCTTATTGTTGCTTTGCGTTCCATAGAAAAGGATTTAATATGTAACAAAGGATGTCTCGTACCTCTTCATGCACAGCCTAGACTTTGtgctaaaaaaaatattttggtaATTGGTGGTTCTAAAAGGGAACAAGCTGCGGATAGTTGGGGTAGAGCTGCTGAAAGCACTTATGAgagtattgaaaaatatgatacTTTTACTgg TGAATGGAGCGAAGTAGCACCAATAAGCATAGGACGTATATTACCGGGTGTAGCACTTTTAGATGGTAAAGTATATGTAGTCGGCGGAGAACTCGAATCATGCATCATTGCGAATTGCGAGTGTTACGATCCTCGAGATAATGTATGGACTTCGATTGCTTGCATGGAAGAACCTAGGTGTGAATTTGGACTTTGTGCCTTGGATAATAGCTTATATGCATTTGGTGGTTGGGTAGGAGAAGATATTGGCGGTTCTATAGAAATTTATGATCCAATCACTAATACTTGGACTCTCGAAGGAGAACTTCCGGAGCCACGTTTCAGTATGGGAGTTGTCGCTTATGAAG gattaATCTATGTAGTAGGTGGATGTACACATAACAGTAGGCATCGACAAGATGTAATGAGTTATAATCCAGTTACTAGAGAATGGAATTACTTAGCTCCTATGTTAACGCCGCGATCCCAAATGGGTATTACCGTTCTCGATGGTTATATTTATGTGGTCGGTGGTACCAATAAAAATCAAGAAGTTTTAAATTCCGTTGAACGATATTCTTTTGAAAAG AATAAGTGGAGCATGGTGGCACCAATGAATATTGGTCGTTCATATCCTGCAGTTGCTGCAGCTGATAGTAGACTGTATGTTATAGGAGGGGATCAATCAcaagaaatcaatttttacCGTACACAGATAACTATTTCTACTGTAGAATGTTACGACCCTCATTTAAATAAGTGGCATGAATGTGCTTCACTACCAACGAGCAGAGGAGAAGCAGCAGCAATTGTTGCACCCTTTTGa
- the LOC124952075 gene encoding uncharacterized protein LOC124952075 isoform X1 yields the protein MANMCELETSLPIEDFEGLIKQSLGSGVKIKNVTWKHLTDPGENFGSLILGVTINTVENSSSNALNVVVKLPPKSAYLMDLFNSPLTFKKELNFYSDIVPALKDIYRSCNLQEEVFVPHFFGGRLGLKNPDEFDSQAVIILENLVSSGYSVQNRIMGMDIEHIKYGVKELAKLHAMIIGLKVKRPDFFENSVLPILVSPNNETAVKCIMDMIHKAIDDLKHLEEAKPYMKSIEATLKSTNMTDITNEDDLWKTMIHKDFWVNNMLFRHDASGHITSMKIVDFQLCIYSYGVEDLIFFLISSAKKEVIDNNLDDMIDLYYDSFIDVLKMLKVDTEQYSKSKFLELLNKCAPIKFSQCIMMVQVIQASRTTHSEVKNMENTAELFKRETSKIGNQKLLHIVETFAKKNWLL from the exons AT GGCAAACATGTGCGAACTAGAAACGTCACTACCGATAGAGGATTTTGAAGGACTTATAAAACAATCTCTTGGTTCtggtgtaaaaataaaaaatgtaacatGGAAACATTTAACTGATCCAGGAGAAAATTTTGGCAGTTTGATATTGGGTGTTACCATCAATACTGTAGAGAATTCTTCTTCAAACGCATTGAACGTAGTTGTAAAACTTCCACCAAAATCCGCATATCTTATGGATTTATTTAACAGTccattaacatttaaaaaggaattaaacTTTTATAGTGACATTGTCCCGGCTCTAAAGGATATTTACCGTTCGTGTAATTTACAAGAGGAAGTATTTGTACCACATTTCTTTGGCGGAAGATTAGGCTTAAAAAATCCTGATGAATTTGATTCTCAGGCTGTTATCATTTTAGAAAATCTTGTATCATCCGGTTATTCGGTACAAAATCGAATTATGGGAATGGATATAGAACATATTAAATATGGTGTTAAAGAATTGGCAAAGTTACATGCAATGATCATTGGTTTAAAAGTAAAGAGACCAGATTTCTTTGAAAACTCTGTACTACCAATTTTAGTTTCTCCAAATAATGAAACTGCCGTAAAATGTATTATGGATATGATTCATAAAGCAATTGATGATTTAAAACATTTAGAAGAGGCTAAACCATATATGAAAAGTATTGAAGCCACATTAAAATCTACAAACATGACTGATATAACTAACGAAGACGATTTATGGAAAACAATGATACATAAAGATTTTTGGGTGAACAATATGTTGTTTCGCCATGATGCTTCTGGACATATAACTAGTATGAAAATAGTTGACTTTCAACTTTGCATTTATAGCTATGGCGTAGAagatcttatattttttttaatatctagtGCTAAGAAAGaagttattgataataacttaGATGATatgattgatttatattacgaTTCCTTTATCGacgttttaaaaatgttaaaagtagATACGGAACAGTATAGTAAAAGTAAATTTCTGGAACTGTTGAATAAGTGTGCACCTATAAAATTTTCACAATGCATTATGATGGTGCAAGTAATACAAGCTTCTCGTACTACTCATTCTGAGGtgaaaaatatggaaaatacTGCAGAATTgtttaaaagagaaacaagcAAAATAGGCAATCAGAAATTGTTACATATAGTGGAGacatttgcaaaaaaaaattggttgttatga
- the LOC124952015 gene encoding BTB/POZ domain-containing protein 7, translating into MNVLRILTPCALQSRETRETNSDNKRSCWFMSGWGEDASHMIHRMGASASSSVASVGGDSVQAARLSPSGHYDQHGLAIRERKKKMTGFATLRKKFIRKRRSSKVCDHGRIFRDMISTWSHLEAIALLEEYEALAALKDLHVQAELARPPAATFKQDLSLLYDYKQCSDADLVYQGACFPVHRAILSARCPYFRDLLAGYPGYGARICLDLRTPNLEVQTFSALLRYLYTGDICPHDATFGTNILQRLGEEFGTLNPLEQDLRYLLDTGDYADAALVFTSDSDCQRPDSGCSEYGFRPKLELPCHKAILSARSPFFRNLIQRRTKSGEDRTERTLHIPTRIILDESVIPKRYARVLLHAVYLDTVDLSLILRGNGCGNSAGSLGEVQALTHTGRMRPSPLEEAMELYQIGRFLELDILSQGCEDIILDCLTLESLPTVLKWGSQPHGSAWVHRQALHYLREEFQPIASSSILHQLDHAHLVNVLQSHFLQASELEILQAVLKWGEHELVRRMEDREPNLLNHTVHSVTRKGVKKKDLSDIELREILSELLPLVRIDHILPHNSEILTQAIRRGLVSTPPSHMIGDGRDNIHTNAWIRGGKKNGFFVRPRLFMPYYEEIKSLVEEQIVQDTDLVRLQRTRYVADIPDALYMVDEKPRTMGTAGVDVLAAAFPVPDSSTMAAMLKREQKLRQSPSCLRAIDLPLSSRSEINRQVRLRVVREFNLPDAVADILENTASFMNQQDSNMTGIEDINSPDMDINARTSAPSYYGRNMTFPRPASSYADRHELPAVVIEGENNRLLVEQQENSSCSDGHLSGVMPDVAMATASFGALQLMEHQELDLGDGTSHILQHISPSTGTVGLNRSSLPRQHQGHISAPPPLPYAYQRTVTALPRFI; encoded by the exons ATGAATGTATTGAGGATTTTAACTCCATGTGCATTGCAAAGTAGAGAAACAAGGGAAAcaaatagtgataataaaagaagttgCTGGTTCATGAGTGGATGGGGAGAAGATGCTTCTCATATGATCCATAGAATGGGTGCATCCGCATCTTCAAGTGTTGCAAGTGTCGGTGGAGATTCAGTTCAAGCAGCTAGGCTTTCGCCTTCTGGCCACTATGATCAACATGGACTTGCAATTag agaaagaaaaaagaaaatgacaggATTTGCTACACtacgtaaaaaatttattagaaaacgTCGTTCGTCTAAAGTATGTGATCACGGGAGGATTTTTAGAGACATGATATCAACATGGAGTCATTTAGAAGCAATAGCACTTTTAGAAGAATACGAAGCCTTAGCTGCTTTAAAAGATCTTCATGTTCAAGCAGAATTAGCCAGACCTCCAGCTGCTACATTCAAACAAGATTTATCATTACTCTATGACTACAAGCAATGTTCCGATGCCGATCTTGTCTATCAAGGTGCATGCTTTCCCGTTCATAGGGCCATATTATCCGCACGTTGTCCATATTTTAGGGATTTATTAGCAGGATACCCTG GTTACGGTGCTCGAATATGTTTAGATTTGAGAACACCTAATTTAGAAGTTCAGACATTTTCTGCTTTATTACGATACCTCTATACTGGTGATATTTGTCCACATGATGCAACATTTGgaacaaatatattacaacGACTTGGCGAAGAATTTGGGACATTGAATCCTTTAGAACAAGATCTTAGATACTTACTTGATACCGGTGATTATGCTGATGCTGCATTAGTGTTTACATCAGATAGCGATTGTCAAAGGCCAGACAGTGGGTGTTCTGAGTATGGATTTCGACCAAAATTAGAGCTACCATGCCATAAAGCAATACTTTCTGCAAGGTCGccattttttagaaatttgatACAAAGACGTACTAAGTCAGGAGAAGATCGTACGGAAAGAACGCTACATATACCTACTAGAATAATCTTGGATGAAAGTGTAATACCGAAAAGATATGCTAGGGTTCTATTACATGCTGTTTATTTAGATACCGTTGATCTCTCATTAATACTGAGAGGTAATGGTTGTGGAAATAGTGCTGGTAGTCTTGGTGAg gtGCAGGCATTAACTCATACAGGGAGAATGAGACCAAGTCCTTTAGAAGAAGCAATGGAATTATATCAAATTGGTAGATTTCTTGAGTTAGATATATTATCTCAAGGCTGTGAAGATATTATTCTAGATTGTCTGACATTAGAATCACTTCCTACAGTACTCAA atgGGGTAGTCAACCTCATGGATCTGCATGGGTGCACAGACAAGCATTACATTACTTAAGAGAAGAATTTCAACCAATCGCTTCTTCATCGATTCTTCATCAATTGGATCATGCCCATCTAGTAAATGTTTTGCAAAGTCATTTTCTACAAGCAAGTGAACTGGAAATATTACAGGCTGTTTTAAAATGGGGCGAACATGAATTGGTTCGGCGCATGGAAGATAGGGAAccaaatttattaaatcatacAGTACACTCTGTAACAAGAAAGggagttaaaaagaaagatcttaGTGATATTGAATTACGAGAAATACTTAGTGAACTACTACCACTTGTCAGAATTGACCATATCTTGCCACACAACAGTGAAATATTAACTCag gCTATCAGAAGAGGCTTAGTTTCTACTCCTCCTAGTCACATGATAGGAGATGGAAgggataatatacatacaaatgcCTGGATAAGAGGTGGAAAAAAGAATGGGTTTTTTGTCAGACCAAGATTATTCATGCCTTATTATGAAGAAATTAAG tCTTTAGTCGAAGAACAGATAGTCCAAGATACGGATCTTGTCAGATTGCAAAGAACACGATATGTTGCGGATATACCGGATGCGCTATATATGGTTGACGAAAAACCAAGAACTATGGGCACTGCTGGCGTAGATGTTCTTGCAGCTGCATTTCCAG tgCCAGATTCATCAACAATGGCTGCAATGCTTAAACGGGAACAAAAATTAAGGCAATCCCCAAGTTGTCTACGAGCTATAGATCTACCTTTATCTTCGCGAAGCGAAATTAATAGGCAAGTGCGCCTAAGGGTCGTTAGAGAATTCAATTTACCAGATGCAGTAGCGGATATTTTAGAA AACACTGCATCATTTATGAACCAGCAAGATAGTAATATGACCGGAATTGAAGATATAAACTCGCCGGATATGGATATTAACGCAAGAACTTCCGCACCTTCGTATTATGGAAGGAATATGACGTTTCCTCGGCCGGCTTCATCTTATGCGGATAGACACGAACTTCCGGCCGTAGTTATCGAAGGAGAGAATAACAGACTTCTTGTAGAG cAACAAGAAAATAGCTCTTGCAGCGATGGCCATCTATCCGGAGTAATGCCAGATGTAGCAATGGCTACTGCATCGTTCGGAGCTTTGCAATTGATGGAACATCAAGAATTGGATCTTGGCGATGGAACGTCACATATTTTGCAACATATTTCACCGTCAACTGGAACCGTAGGTCTAAATCGTTCTTCGCTTCCTCGTCAGCATCAAGGACATATTTCCGCCCCACCTCCTCTGCCATACGCGTACCAACGTACCGTCACTGCCTTACCGAggtttatttaa
- the LOC124952075 gene encoding uncharacterized protein LOC124952075 isoform X2, producing the protein MANMCELETSLPIEDFEGLIKQSLGSGVKIKNVTWKHLTDPGENFGSLILGVTINTVENSSSNALNVVVKLPPKSAYLMDLFNSPLTFKKELNFYSDIVPALKDIYRSCNLQEEVFVPHFFGGRLGLKNPDEFDSQAVIILENLVSSGYSVQNRIMGMDIEHIKYGVKELAKLHAMIIGLKVKRPDFFENSVLPILVSPNNETAVKCIMDMIHKAIDDLKHLEEAKPYMKSIEATLKSTNMTDITNEDDLWKTMIHKDFWVNNMLFRHDASGHITSMKIVDFQLCIYSYGVEDLIFFLISSAKKEVIDNNLDDMIDLYYDSFIDVLKMLKVDTEQYSKSKFLELLNKCAPIKFSQCIMMVQVIQASRTTHSEVKNMENTAELFKRETSKIGNQKLLHIVETFAKKNWLL; encoded by the exons at GGCAAACATGTGCGAACTAGAAACGTCACTACCGATAGAGGATTTTGAAGGACTTATAAAACAATCTCTTGGTTCtggtgtaaaaataaaaaatgtaacatGGAAACATTTAACTGATCCAGGAGAAAATTTTGGCAGTTTGATATTGGGTGTTACCATCAATACTGTAGAGAATTCTTCTTCAAACGCATTGAACGTAGTTGTAAAACTTCCACCAAAATCCGCATATCTTATGGATTTATTTAACAGTccattaacatttaaaaaggaattaaacTTTTATAGTGACATTGTCCCGGCTCTAAAGGATATTTACCGTTCGTGTAATTTACAAGAGGAAGTATTTGTACCACATTTCTTTGGCGGAAGATTAGGCTTAAAAAATCCTGATGAATTTGATTCTCAGGCTGTTATCATTTTAGAAAATCTTGTATCATCCGGTTATTCGGTACAAAATCGAATTATGGGAATGGATATAGAACATATTAAATATGGTGTTAAAGAATTGGCAAAGTTACATGCAATGATCATTGGTTTAAAAGTAAAGAGACCAGATTTCTTTGAAAACTCTGTACTACCAATTTTAGTTTCTCCAAATAATGAAACTGCCGTAAAATGTATTATGGATATGATTCATAAAGCAATTGATGATTTAAAACATTTAGAAGAGGCTAAACCATATATGAAAAGTATTGAAGCCACATTAAAATCTACAAACATGACTGATATAACTAACGAAGACGATTTATGGAAAACAATGATACATAAAGATTTTTGGGTGAACAATATGTTGTTTCGCCATGATGCTTCTGGACATATAACTAGTATGAAAATAGTTGACTTTCAACTTTGCATTTATAGCTATGGCGTAGAagatcttatattttttttaatatctagtGCTAAGAAAGaagttattgataataacttaGATGATatgattgatttatattacgaTTCCTTTATCGacgttttaaaaatgttaaaagtagATACGGAACAGTATAGTAAAAGTAAATTTCTGGAACTGTTGAATAAGTGTGCACCTATAAAATTTTCACAATGCATTATGATGGTGCAAGTAATACAAGCTTCTCGTACTACTCATTCTGAGGtgaaaaatatggaaaatacTGCAGAATTgtttaaaagagaaacaagcAAAATAGGCAATCAGAAATTGTTACATATAGTGGAGacatttgcaaaaaaaaattggttgttatga
- the LOC124952075 gene encoding uncharacterized protein LOC124952075 isoform X3, whose product MCELETSLPIEDFEGLIKQSLGSGVKIKNVTWKHLTDPGENFGSLILGVTINTVENSSSNALNVVVKLPPKSAYLMDLFNSPLTFKKELNFYSDIVPALKDIYRSCNLQEEVFVPHFFGGRLGLKNPDEFDSQAVIILENLVSSGYSVQNRIMGMDIEHIKYGVKELAKLHAMIIGLKVKRPDFFENSVLPILVSPNNETAVKCIMDMIHKAIDDLKHLEEAKPYMKSIEATLKSTNMTDITNEDDLWKTMIHKDFWVNNMLFRHDASGHITSMKIVDFQLCIYSYGVEDLIFFLISSAKKEVIDNNLDDMIDLYYDSFIDVLKMLKVDTEQYSKSKFLELLNKCAPIKFSQCIMMVQVIQASRTTHSEVKNMENTAELFKRETSKIGNQKLLHIVETFAKKNWLL is encoded by the coding sequence ATGTGCGAACTAGAAACGTCACTACCGATAGAGGATTTTGAAGGACTTATAAAACAATCTCTTGGTTCtggtgtaaaaataaaaaatgtaacatGGAAACATTTAACTGATCCAGGAGAAAATTTTGGCAGTTTGATATTGGGTGTTACCATCAATACTGTAGAGAATTCTTCTTCAAACGCATTGAACGTAGTTGTAAAACTTCCACCAAAATCCGCATATCTTATGGATTTATTTAACAGTccattaacatttaaaaaggaattaaacTTTTATAGTGACATTGTCCCGGCTCTAAAGGATATTTACCGTTCGTGTAATTTACAAGAGGAAGTATTTGTACCACATTTCTTTGGCGGAAGATTAGGCTTAAAAAATCCTGATGAATTTGATTCTCAGGCTGTTATCATTTTAGAAAATCTTGTATCATCCGGTTATTCGGTACAAAATCGAATTATGGGAATGGATATAGAACATATTAAATATGGTGTTAAAGAATTGGCAAAGTTACATGCAATGATCATTGGTTTAAAAGTAAAGAGACCAGATTTCTTTGAAAACTCTGTACTACCAATTTTAGTTTCTCCAAATAATGAAACTGCCGTAAAATGTATTATGGATATGATTCATAAAGCAATTGATGATTTAAAACATTTAGAAGAGGCTAAACCATATATGAAAAGTATTGAAGCCACATTAAAATCTACAAACATGACTGATATAACTAACGAAGACGATTTATGGAAAACAATGATACATAAAGATTTTTGGGTGAACAATATGTTGTTTCGCCATGATGCTTCTGGACATATAACTAGTATGAAAATAGTTGACTTTCAACTTTGCATTTATAGCTATGGCGTAGAagatcttatattttttttaatatctagtGCTAAGAAAGaagttattgataataacttaGATGATatgattgatttatattacgaTTCCTTTATCGacgttttaaaaatgttaaaagtagATACGGAACAGTATAGTAAAAGTAAATTTCTGGAACTGTTGAATAAGTGTGCACCTATAAAATTTTCACAATGCATTATGATGGTGCAAGTAATACAAGCTTCTCGTACTACTCATTCTGAGGtgaaaaatatggaaaatacTGCAGAATTgtttaaaagagaaacaagcAAAATAGGCAATCAGAAATTGTTACATATAGTGGAGacatttgcaaaaaaaaattggttgttatga